In Acidimicrobiia bacterium, one genomic interval encodes:
- the argC gene encoding N-acetyl-gamma-glutamyl-phosphate reductase produces the protein MKRVGIIGASGYTGAELLRLLATHPGFEVAFATGDSQAGNAVASLYPSLAAAYPSLVFEGWDQRLLDQVDLVFLGLPHGASQSIVPSLLDRNIQVLDLSADFRLPEAELYERWYGEAHKVPQLLDRFVYGLPELFRDSITGAQNVAVPGCYPTSANLGLAPFARAGAIELNGIIVDAVSGVSGAGRPPKPNTTFCAVDENFNAYGLLDHRHTAEIDLVLGATVLFTPHLAPMNRGILATCYARPTGGLATSADALELLQEFYADEPFVVVSPNSPSTKATLGANTAHITARIDPRTGWLMVITAIDNLVKGASGQAIQCANILNNYEETLGLPRVGLNP, from the coding sequence GTGAAGAGAGTAGGTATTATCGGTGCGTCGGGTTATACCGGTGCCGAGCTATTGAGGTTGTTGGCCACGCATCCGGGCTTTGAAGTGGCCTTTGCCACCGGTGACAGCCAGGCTGGTAACGCGGTGGCAAGCTTGTACCCGTCACTGGCAGCTGCTTATCCGTCCCTCGTGTTCGAAGGTTGGGATCAGCGTCTCCTCGACCAAGTTGACCTGGTGTTTTTAGGTCTGCCACACGGAGCTTCGCAAAGTATTGTGCCCAGCCTGTTAGATCGAAACATCCAAGTTTTGGATCTCTCTGCCGACTTTCGTCTGCCCGAGGCTGAGCTGTATGAGCGTTGGTACGGTGAAGCCCATAAAGTGCCGCAGCTGCTCGATCGTTTCGTGTATGGCCTGCCAGAACTATTTCGAGACTCAATTACCGGTGCCCAAAACGTTGCGGTGCCAGGGTGTTACCCAACGTCGGCCAATTTGGGTTTGGCACCTTTTGCTCGTGCCGGGGCAATTGAATTAAACGGCATCATTGTGGATGCCGTCTCGGGTGTTTCGGGCGCCGGTCGGCCACCAAAGCCAAACACTACGTTTTGTGCTGTTGATGAAAACTTCAACGCTTATGGACTCTTAGACCATCGCCACACCGCCGAAATCGATTTGGTGCTCGGCGCAACGGTTCTCTTCACGCCACATCTGGCGCCGATGAACCGTGGAATTTTGGCTACTTGTTACGCGAGGCCAACCGGTGGACTAGCAACTTCGGCCGATGCGCTAGAGCTCCTCCAAGAGTTCTATGCCGATGAACCATTTGTGGTTGTTTCCCCAAATTCACCTTCCACCAAGGCAACTTTAGGGGCCAACACGGCGCATATCACCGCCCGTATCGATCCTCGAACTGGCTGGTTAATGGTCATTACCGCCATTGACAACCTGGTAAAAGGCGCTTCTGGTCAAGCCATCCAATGCGCCAACATTCTCAATAATTACGAAGAGACCTTAGGGCTGCCACGAGTTGGCCTTAATCCGTAA
- the argJ gene encoding bifunctional glutamate N-acetyltransferase/amino-acid acetyltransferase ArgJ: MSVTAARGFMAAGAAVGIKAGGEKDLALVATDDHQPVPTAAVFTQNKMTAAPVVTSRKHLETTGGMATSVIINSGNANAATGQAGLDHAKRMCDGVARQLSIPPEQVLVCSTGLISIPLPIEVIEAGIPNLTQSLGATDLSASDAATAIMTTDTHPKTSVVESTGFVVGGMAKGAAMLAPNMATMLAVLTTDAEASPDELKAALVAALPVSFNALSVDGATSTNDTVILMASGRAGRVDYKALHEAVAKVCADLAGQMAGDAEGATKVVRLWVTGAANNEEAAVAARQVAESQLVKCSWYGQDPYWGRIASELGSSGVEFDPNQLTITYGGTLVASGGVSIVHDEEKVRSHMAERHLEIVADLGLGQGSATILTNDLTHAYIDENMGTS, encoded by the coding sequence ATGAGTGTGACCGCTGCTCGGGGCTTTATGGCCGCTGGGGCTGCTGTTGGCATTAAAGCTGGCGGTGAAAAAGATCTAGCGCTAGTTGCCACCGATGACCACCAACCGGTGCCCACCGCTGCTGTATTCACCCAAAACAAGATGACGGCGGCCCCGGTGGTTACCAGCCGAAAGCACTTAGAAACGACCGGGGGTATGGCCACCTCTGTGATAATAAATAGTGGCAATGCCAATGCTGCGACAGGTCAAGCTGGTCTCGACCATGCCAAACGCATGTGTGATGGGGTGGCTCGACAACTATCAATTCCACCTGAACAGGTACTGGTCTGCTCCACCGGACTCATCAGTATTCCACTGCCAATCGAAGTAATAGAGGCAGGCATTCCGAACCTGACCCAATCATTAGGTGCCACCGATCTCTCCGCCAGCGATGCTGCCACGGCCATCATGACCACCGATACCCATCCCAAAACATCGGTCGTCGAAAGCACCGGATTTGTGGTGGGAGGTATGGCTAAAGGTGCCGCCATGTTGGCCCCCAATATGGCCACCATGTTGGCGGTGTTAACCACCGATGCCGAAGCAAGCCCCGACGAACTAAAAGCGGCCCTGGTAGCAGCTCTTCCAGTTTCTTTCAACGCCCTTAGCGTCGACGGTGCCACTTCAACCAACGACACCGTAATCTTGATGGCAAGTGGTCGTGCCGGTCGCGTTGACTACAAGGCCCTGCATGAGGCCGTCGCTAAGGTTTGTGCTGATCTGGCGGGTCAGATGGCTGGTGATGCTGAGGGCGCCACCAAGGTGGTACGACTTTGGGTAACCGGTGCTGCTAACAACGAGGAGGCGGCGGTGGCCGCCCGGCAGGTGGCTGAAAGCCAATTGGTTAAGTGCTCTTGGTACGGCCAAGACCCGTATTGGGGTCGGATCGCTTCAGAGTTGGGTTCAAGTGGTGTTGAATTTGACCCGAATCAGCTCACCATCACCTATGGCGGAACGTTGGTTGCCTCCGGGGGTGTTTCAATTGTGCATGACGAAGAAAAGGTACGGTCACATATGGCAGAACGCCACCTAGAAATTGTGGCTGACCTGGGGCTTGGCCAAGGCTCGGCAACCATTTTGACCAACGATCTTACGCACGCCTACATCGACGAGAACATGGGTACCTCATGA
- the argB gene encoding acetylglutamate kinase has translation MTQNAISPDIKAEILLEALPWIQEFRDKVVVVKFGGNAMGDEALSRSFAQDIVLMHSVGIKPVVVHGGGPQIGALMNRLGKEPEFRDGLRVTDAETLDIARMVLVGKISRDIVSSMNVYGPIAVGVSGEDAGLITAGARSPELGFVGDVVGVNPTILLRLLAEGLVPVVSTIGADDSGQAYNINADTVAGAIAVSLDAEKVVYLTDIEGLRSNVEDDSSLIRRISSADLAALVESKVVTGGMIPKVAACIDAAEAGVRSAHMVDGRIPHVLLIEIFTNHGIGTMVTKEAPK, from the coding sequence ATGACTCAAAACGCCATCAGCCCCGACATTAAAGCCGAAATCCTGCTCGAAGCACTGCCATGGATTCAGGAATTTCGCGACAAAGTCGTGGTGGTGAAATTCGGTGGCAATGCTATGGGCGACGAGGCGCTATCGCGGTCGTTCGCCCAAGATATCGTGCTAATGCATTCGGTGGGTATCAAACCAGTCGTGGTCCATGGAGGTGGCCCCCAGATTGGTGCCCTCATGAACCGACTAGGCAAAGAGCCCGAGTTCCGTGATGGTTTGCGTGTGACTGACGCTGAAACTCTCGACATTGCTCGGATGGTGTTGGTCGGTAAAATTAGCCGCGACATAGTGTCGTCGATGAACGTTTATGGCCCTATTGCGGTAGGAGTTTCAGGTGAAGACGCCGGATTGATTACTGCTGGGGCGCGAAGCCCCGAGCTTGGTTTTGTAGGCGATGTGGTGGGTGTAAACCCCACCATTTTGCTGCGACTCTTAGCTGAGGGTTTAGTACCGGTTGTCTCAACCATCGGTGCCGATGACTCGGGCCAGGCCTATAACATCAATGCCGACACCGTCGCTGGTGCCATTGCCGTGTCGCTCGACGCCGAAAAAGTTGTTTACCTTACTGATATTGAAGGCTTGCGTTCTAACGTCGAGGACGACAGTTCGCTCATCAGGCGCATCAGCTCGGCTGACTTGGCAGCACTGGTCGAATCAAAAGTCGTCACCGGCGGCATGATTCCCAAGGTGGCGGCATGTATTGATGCTGCCGAAGCAGGCGTTCGCTCAGCCCACATGGTCGATGGCCGGATTCCCCACGTATTGCTGATCGAAATTTTCACTAACCATGGGATCGGCACCATGGTCACCAAGGAGGCCCCAAAATGA
- a CDS encoding acetylornithine transaminase: MSQSNLAAQTHAQAMGNTDLTSCPFMPTYGAPSVMFVRGEGSWLWDRNGKKYLDFLSGLAVTSLGHAHPAVAEAISQQANTLLHVSNLFGTEVGPQVAVTLDRLLGGDGQVFFTNSGAEANEAAIKLARKWGGHGRYQIVSAYGSFHGRTLATLHATGQPAKWEGFTPLPDGFRHVAWDDLEALDAAIDPSVAAVLLEPIQGEGGVNPASSEYLQGVRRICDERGVLLIFDEVQTGLGRTGEWFGHQASGVKPDIVSVAKALGNGMPVGAAWARRDVAQAFEPGDHGTTYGGQPLAMAAARAVLAVMEAENVPVRAKRAGALLSEQALALPGVVSVRGAGLLLGLELEGDIDAKIVAAQALEAGLVVNAVTPTTIRLAPSLLVTDEEIHTAVNVLGQVIG, encoded by the coding sequence ATGAGCCAAAGCAACCTCGCGGCCCAAACCCATGCCCAGGCTATGGGCAATACCGATCTCACGAGTTGTCCTTTTATGCCCACCTATGGTGCACCCTCTGTCATGTTTGTGCGGGGTGAAGGTTCGTGGTTGTGGGACCGTAACGGCAAGAAGTATCTCGACTTCCTATCTGGTTTGGCCGTTACCTCGCTTGGCCACGCTCATCCGGCGGTGGCCGAAGCCATCAGTCAGCAAGCCAATACGCTTTTGCATGTCTCCAACCTATTTGGCACCGAAGTTGGCCCCCAGGTTGCCGTCACGCTCGACCGGCTCTTGGGCGGTGACGGACAAGTGTTTTTCACGAACTCTGGCGCCGAAGCGAACGAAGCGGCTATCAAGCTAGCCCGCAAGTGGGGCGGACATGGTCGTTACCAGATTGTTAGCGCCTATGGATCTTTCCACGGCCGTACCTTGGCTACTTTGCATGCCACTGGCCAACCAGCCAAATGGGAGGGGTTTACTCCGCTGCCAGATGGCTTCCGTCATGTGGCTTGGGACGATTTAGAGGCGCTCGATGCTGCTATTGATCCAAGTGTGGCTGCGGTTTTACTGGAACCAATTCAAGGTGAGGGCGGAGTGAACCCTGCTTCGTCCGAATATTTACAAGGTGTGCGTCGAATTTGTGATGAGCGTGGCGTGCTATTGATATTCGACGAGGTACAAACCGGCCTGGGGCGCACCGGCGAGTGGTTCGGGCACCAAGCAAGCGGGGTTAAACCCGACATTGTGAGCGTGGCCAAGGCTTTAGGCAACGGTATGCCCGTGGGTGCCGCCTGGGCACGCCGCGACGTTGCTCAGGCGTTCGAACCGGGTGACCACGGCACCACTTATGGCGGTCAACCGTTGGCTATGGCGGCGGCTCGGGCAGTACTGGCAGTGATGGAAGCCGAAAATGTACCCGTTCGGGCTAAACGCGCTGGCGCTTTACTCAGTGAGCAAGCACTTGCTTTGCCGGGGGTTGTCTCGGTGCGGGGTGCTGGCCTGCTGCTAGGTCTTGAGCTTGAAGGCGACATCGACGCCAAAATTGTGGCGGCCCAAGCGCTAGAGGCTGGCCTGGTAGTGAATGCTGTTACGCCAACCACCATTCGTTTGGCCCCATCGCTCTTAGTCACTGACGAGGAAATTCACACCGCAGTAAACGTTCTAGGCCAGGTAATTGGATGA
- the argF gene encoding ornithine carbamoyltransferase has product MRHFLEIDDLSTEELWEVLRLAKETHPAPVLAGQGGALLFEKPSLRTRNSMEMATVALGGHPISVMADEVGLDTRESVEDVTRTLAGYHAFIGARVFNHQHLERMVAVNQLPIVNLLSDAAHPMQALADLLTIEDHFGALDVSVAYIGDANNVARSLAIATLMTGGTFTIAAPEDYSFSDSDAEYISKHGRFTQTTSPAEAVVGAHVIYTDVWTSMGQEVERAARLAAFSNFTITETLLEHSAANSIFLHCLPAHRGEEVSEAVLEGERSKVWAQAENRMHAARGLLWWLMSQQKGA; this is encoded by the coding sequence ATGAGACACTTTTTAGAAATCGACGATCTTTCGACTGAAGAGCTGTGGGAAGTGTTGCGGCTAGCGAAAGAAACCCATCCGGCCCCGGTGTTAGCCGGTCAGGGTGGAGCGTTACTCTTTGAGAAGCCATCACTTCGTACCCGCAATTCAATGGAGATGGCCACAGTGGCTCTAGGCGGTCACCCGATATCGGTTATGGCCGATGAGGTGGGCCTAGACACGCGGGAATCAGTTGAAGACGTGACTCGTACCTTGGCTGGGTATCACGCCTTTATCGGGGCCCGAGTCTTCAATCACCAGCACCTTGAGCGCATGGTGGCTGTAAACCAGCTGCCCATTGTGAACTTGTTGTCTGATGCCGCCCATCCCATGCAGGCCTTAGCCGATCTTCTCACCATCGAAGACCACTTCGGTGCCCTAGACGTTTCGGTGGCCTATATCGGTGATGCCAATAATGTGGCGCGTTCGTTGGCCATTGCCACCCTAATGACCGGTGGCACCTTCACAATTGCTGCCCCCGAGGACTATAGCTTCAGCGATTCTGATGCTGAATACATATCAAAGCATGGCCGCTTCACCCAAACCACCTCGCCGGCAGAGGCGGTTGTCGGAGCTCACGTTATCTACACCGATGTCTGGACCTCCATGGGTCAAGAAGTGGAACGTGCCGCACGTTTAGCGGCGTTCAGCAATTTCACGATCACAGAAACATTGCTCGAACATAGCGCTGCGAACTCCATATTCTTGCACTGCCTGCCCGCGCACCGCGGCGAAGAGGTGTCTGAAGCGGTACTTGAAGGTGAGCGTTCAAAAGTATGGGCACAGGCTGAAAATCGGATGCATGCTGCCCGAGGATTACTGTGGTGGTTAATGTCGCAGCAGAAAGGCGCTTAG
- the argR gene encoding arginine repressor: MSGVKGLSKTQRQHRIARLLESNTVSSQEQLVELLADDGVAITRATISRDLEELGVIKVRVGGASAAYAIPHRAVDPAPPQDHLRRVLSDWVVEIQSSLNLVVLTTPPGSAHVVASALDRSSLAGLIGTVAGDDTVLCVASEELGGPGLFDVLYDLAGLNTP, from the coding sequence ATGTCAGGCGTCAAAGGCCTTTCTAAAACGCAGCGCCAACATCGGATTGCTCGTCTCTTGGAATCAAACACGGTTTCAAGCCAAGAGCAGCTAGTCGAGCTTTTAGCTGACGACGGCGTTGCGATCACTAGGGCCACTATTTCTCGTGATCTGGAAGAACTGGGCGTGATCAAGGTCCGTGTTGGAGGCGCTAGTGCGGCTTATGCCATTCCTCATCGGGCAGTCGATCCGGCCCCGCCGCAGGATCATCTGCGGCGTGTGCTCTCCGATTGGGTGGTTGAAATCCAATCGTCGTTGAATCTCGTTGTGCTCACCACTCCTCCCGGTTCGGCCCATGTCGTAGCCTCGGCGCTAGATCGTTCTTCACTGGCTGGCTTGATTGGCACGGTGGCTGGTGATGACACTGTGTTATGCGTGGCGTCTGAAGAGCTGGGTGGCCCAGGTTTGTTCGATGTTCTCTACGACCTCGCTGGTCTGAATACCCCCTGA
- the argG gene encoding argininosuccinate synthase gives MTDRSDARVLTSLPVGENVGIAFSGGLDTSAAVAWMREKGAVPYAYTADLGQYDEPDLASVPQRALEYGAKVARLIDCREELVHEGLVALQCGAFHIATAGRTYFNTTPIGRAVTGTLLVRAMQEDGVEVWGDGSTYKGNDIERFYRYGLLVNANLRIYKPWLDAAFVNELGGRAELSQWLAERSFEYRDSEEKAYSTDANIWGATHEAKDLESLDTGMEIVAPIMGVAHWDQTITIDAEDVSIRFHEGWPVAINGVEFEDRVALVMEANTIGGRHGLGMSDQIENRIIEAKSRGIYEAPAMALFHIAYERLVSAIHNEDTIDNYRTMGRRLGRLMYEGRWFDPQSLMLREPLQRWVGSTITGEVTLRLRRGDDYSILNTEGPNLSYSGERLSMERSESVFSPLDRIGQLTMRNLDIEDSRRKLGLYSKTGVLGGGDDDLGVLGLESGQ, from the coding sequence GTGACCGATCGGTCAGATGCTCGAGTCTTAACTTCTCTTCCCGTTGGCGAAAACGTGGGCATTGCGTTCTCTGGTGGTCTTGACACCTCGGCAGCTGTGGCTTGGATGCGCGAAAAAGGTGCCGTGCCCTATGCCTACACCGCCGATTTAGGCCAATACGATGAGCCTGATCTAGCTAGCGTGCCGCAACGTGCCCTTGAATATGGCGCCAAAGTGGCACGGCTTATCGATTGTCGTGAAGAGCTAGTGCATGAGGGTTTGGTGGCCTTGCAATGCGGGGCTTTTCATATCGCAACCGCTGGTAGAACGTATTTCAACACCACTCCCATTGGGCGTGCCGTAACTGGAACTTTGCTGGTTCGGGCCATGCAGGAGGATGGGGTTGAGGTTTGGGGTGACGGCTCCACCTATAAGGGCAACGACATCGAGAGGTTCTACCGTTATGGGCTCTTAGTAAACGCTAATTTAAGAATCTACAAGCCGTGGCTTGATGCCGCGTTTGTGAATGAGCTTGGCGGGCGTGCCGAGCTTTCACAATGGTTGGCCGAGCGCTCGTTTGAATACCGCGATTCCGAAGAAAAAGCGTATTCCACTGACGCCAACATTTGGGGTGCGACCCACGAAGCCAAAGACTTGGAATCACTTGATACTGGCATGGAAATTGTGGCGCCAATCATGGGCGTTGCCCATTGGGATCAGACCATAACCATTGATGCTGAAGATGTTTCGATTCGCTTTCACGAAGGTTGGCCGGTGGCTATCAACGGGGTTGAATTCGAGGATCGGGTGGCTCTAGTTATGGAGGCCAACACCATTGGTGGCCGTCATGGCTTGGGTATGAGCGATCAGATTGAGAACCGCATCATTGAAGCCAAGAGTCGTGGCATCTATGAAGCCCCAGCTATGGCGCTGTTTCACATTGCCTATGAACGCCTGGTCAGTGCGATTCACAACGAAGACACAATTGATAATTACCGCACTATGGGGCGTCGTTTGGGTCGGCTTATGTATGAAGGGCGCTGGTTCGATCCGCAGTCGCTCATGCTTCGAGAACCACTTCAGCGGTGGGTGGGTTCCACCATCACCGGCGAGGTTACGTTACGACTTCGTCGTGGTGATGATTACTCGATTTTGAACACTGAAGGACCCAATCTTTCCTACTCCGGTGAGCGGCTTTCCATGGAACGCTCGGAAAGTGTGTTCAGTCCGTTGGACCGGATTGGCCAGCTCACCATGCGCAACCTTGATATTGAAGACTCTCGTCGTAAGCTCGGCCTGTACAGCAAAACCGGTGTTCTGGGTGGCGGCGACGATGATCTGGGTGTCTTAGGTTTGGAGTCGGGCCAATGA